ttttaaacgATTCTTtacaaatcataaattaataacattttatatataataacaacgGATTTTACCTAATATTTagagttatttatttaaatctcaaaccaataattcttactaaaacaaatgaaaaaagagATACATCCCATCGGCCAGAATTGAGATATAAACAAACACACCCACAATAAAAAAGAGAGCAGCCAAGTAACTAACGGCTTTCACTAATCTTGCaacatcttttctttcttcttttttcttttcctcctccgtcctctttttttttttttttttttttaaaaaaaaaaaaaaaaaaaaaaaaaNGAAGAAATGGTTTGTCTATAAATTTCACAGCTATCTCTTGACTTTCCATAATCACACTcaactttattttcttatttctctcttCTATCTTCCACTAAGCTCTATAAACACAACACAGAGAGCTCGCAGTAGCAACAAAACCAGGTACTCTTTtctgacttcttcttttttaatctgGAAATTAAAGCTTTACGTTTTCATATTCCTGACTAATCCGTTTCTTCTGatcggggaaaaaaaaaaaaaacactctccTGATTTCTCCGGTTCCGACCTcgttgactttttcttcttcttcttcttcttgttgttcagATATATAGATTCCAAAAGTTCTCTCTTCTTACTTATTCAATCTGAAAGATTCCGATTTGGATGTCTGATTATAACTTctagaacaaaaaacaaaaacccttgGATTCGTGATTCCTTCCTTGCTTAGTTTCGATTCGATAACGAGCTTTCCCCGCCCGAGTCATCAGATTAAGAAGAGTTTACGTGGATTCCGTAAAACCGTTTTAGCCCccctttctaaaaaaaataaaactgctATAAAGTTtcgaataatttttttccacaaatcttttggtttttctgttgcaagaatttttttttaaaaaactttcccTTTATAGATGCTCTGAAAAATAAAGACCTTTaggttttctttcttccttccttaTTACATTCTCTGTCCCTCTCTCTGCAATTCTGTCAGAATCTGatcactttcttttgtttttattggtttCTAATTTAGGATGTTGGAGAAGGTTGAAACTTTCGACATGAACAGAGTAATTGATGAATTCGAGGAAATGACAAGAAACGCTGATCAAGTCCAGAAACAGACCTTGGAAGATATTCTACTCAAGAACAAATCCGCCATCTACTTACGAAACTTTGGTCTCGATGGAAACGCCACTGACCCTGAAGAGGCTTTCAAATCAATGGTCCCTTTAGTCACTGATGTTGAGTTAGAGCCTTACATCAAAAGAATGGTCGATGGTGACACTTCACCTATTCTCACTGGCCACCCTGTTTCTGCCATTTCCTTGAGGTTTCTATCTAACTTACTTGCCGTTCAatacatctctctttctcttctttctttctgtttattAGAGATTAATGGATGAATGAatcttttttgttgtgtttatatAATCTAATCAACAGCTCTGGAACTAGTCAAGGCCGTCCAAAGTTTATTCCTTTCACTGATGAGTTAATGGAGAACACATTACAACTGTTTCGCACTGCTTTTGCCTTCAGAAACAGGTAGGTATAGTGGATTAGTGATTGTGTTCCCCACATTAATACACTTTTCTCTGTTCCACCCATTCACATGAACAGAGAGCAACTAATAAGGATGTAATTATACCACCGACTCTATGCGTTCTTaacatgttatgtttttttttctttttttttctcttgtaacAGAGAATTTCCGATTGACGACAATGGGAGAGCTTTGCAATTTATCTTCAGCAGCAAGCAGTACATATCAACGGGAGGTGTCCCCGTAGGAACCGCAACCACAAACGTTTACCGGAACCCTAACTTCAAAGCCGGGATGAAATCTATAACGTCTCTTTCTTGTAGTCCTGACGAAGTTCTTTTTAGTCCTGATGTCCATCAAGCCTTGTATTGCCATCTCTTGTCCGGAATCCTCTTCCGAGACCAAGTTCAGTACGTCTTTGCAGTCTTTGCTCACGGTATAGTTCACGCGTTTAGAACCTTTGAACAGGTTTGGGAAGAGATTGTTACCGATATCAAAGACGGTGTCCTAAGCAACCGTATTACTGTCCCATCAGTGCGTGCCGCAATGTCCAAGCTGCTTACACCTAACCCTGAACTAGCCGAGACTATCCGCACCAAATGTATGAGTTTGAGCAACTGGTACGGACTGATTCCCGCGCTCTTCCCTAACGCAAAGTATGTTTACGGGATCATGACTGGCTCCATGGAGCCCTATGTGCATAAGCTGAGACATTACGCGGGAGAT
The sequence above is drawn from the Camelina sativa cultivar DH55 chromosome 4, Cs, whole genome shotgun sequence genome and encodes:
- the LOC104783209 gene encoding jasmonic acid-amido synthetase JAR1 gives rise to the protein MLEKVETFDMNRVIDEFEEMTRNADQVQKQTLEDILLKNKSAIYLRNFGLDGNATDPEEAFKSMVPLVTDVELEPYIKRMVDGDTSPILTGHPVSAISLSSGTSQGRPKFIPFTDELMENTLQLFRTAFAFRNREFPIDDNGRALQFIFSSKQYISTGGVPVGTATTNVYRNPNFKAGMKSITSLSCSPDEVLFSPDVHQALYCHLLSGILFRDQVQYVFAVFAHGIVHAFRTFEQVWEEIVTDIKDGVLSNRITVPSVRAAMSKLLTPNPELAETIRTKCMSLSNWYGLIPALFPNAKYVYGIMTGSMEPYVHKLRHYAGDLPLVSHDYGSSEGWIAANVTPRLSPEEATFAVIPNLGYFEFLPLSETGEGEEKPVGLTEVKIGEEYEVVITNYAGLYRYRLGDVVKIEGFYNNTPQLKFICRRNLILSINIDKNTERDLQLSVESAAKRLSEEKIEVIDFSSHVDVSTDPGHYAIFWEISGETNEDVLQDCCNCLDRGFIDAGYVSSRKCKTIGALELKVVRKGTFRKVQEHFLGLGSSAGQFKMPRCVKPSNAKVLQILCENVVSNYFSTAFD